A window of the Vigna angularis cultivar LongXiaoDou No.4 chromosome 3, ASM1680809v1, whole genome shotgun sequence genome harbors these coding sequences:
- the LOC108324029 gene encoding uncharacterized protein LOC108324029 isoform X1: MASITTPNSLQIRLAFTPFNSTKINPILFHTRFTNFDRRRVRLLCIANHENGSGSVPIRSGSDNRSVSEFKKNESYGGVVGVGVAGIFLLSGIAFAAFLVSRRNGARQVKPLTTHQGVLLSSDDCNDKTENVNADNRVEQVDINVEGQIDISRGCLSPESDKIPNCHRIVNDSDIESQWVRDIHNIDDNADAIIYISVQEELQHGSVVDDRYVVPREGTVALNDPEPETPIDSLDSYRFKDFDSSSTVDTDNSTTELKENPSFIEPRNMSNIDAEPLPVICEQQDEIIVSSGNRSSAIFNTLSFVADDESVPVNIDVSTQSNKTTSDPEVFLEEDDPSLSTKGNLDLNNMPQVSDKSSFEEQNFSEDDLLAKSFVSSTNTFLDGQVKNDDNEVNKSRSESSNSGAFYSAPGIPAPSVVSSAVEVFPGKVLVPAVVDQGQGQALAALQALKIIESDVEPSDLCTRREYARWLVSASSALSRKTISKVFPAMYIENVTELAFDDITSEDPDFSSIQGLAEAGLIESRLSRCNGQLVTDEHDGPFYFSPESPLSRQDLVCWKTVLEKRQLPEADGKMLYQLSGFIDAGKVHSDAFPALVADVSAGEHGITALAFGYTRLFQPHKPVTKAQAAVALAAGDAFDIVNRELARVEAESLADNAVASHSVLVAQVEKDINASFEQKLSIEREKINVVERLTIEATCELERLRAEREEDRISFIKERAAIDSERVIFSRLRLETEDHLQNLMCDKVEIAHEKERISKLRELAENEEKEIKRVQYELEVERNALSMARAWVEDEAKRVSAYAVALERARDRWERNGIEAVDDNFLEDSTGVPVLNLEEQLSVQDTVDRGENLLQKLKKMAADVGRRARDMIDEIILIISQFVSRLKEWTSKSGKQAEELRETLMAKAGKSVHEVHQGTAEFGFTIKNGAKRVAGDCIQRVEKLTQNFRT; the protein is encoded by the exons ATGGCATCGATCACTACTCCAAATTCTCTTCAAATTCGATTAGCTTTCACTCCTTTCAATTCCACGAAAATAAACCCAATTCTTTTCCACACGCGCTTCACCAACTTCGATCGTCGTCGCGTTCGCCTTCTCTGCATTGCAAATCACGAAAACGGGTCGGGTTCTGTTCCTATTCGGTCCGGGTCGGATAACCGTTCCGTTTCGGAGTTTAAGAAGAACGAATCATATGGAG GAGTTGTGGGAGTGGGTGTGGCTGGAATCTTTCTTCTTTCAGGGATTGCTTTTGCTGCATTCCTTGTAAGCAGGCGAAACGGTGCCA GACAAGTGAAGCCCCTGACTACACATCAGGGAGTGCTTTTATCTTCTGATGATTGTAATGACAAAACAGAAAATGTAAACGCTGACAACAGGGTGGAGCAAGTAGATATTAATGTAGAAGGTCAGATAGACATATCCCGGGGTTGTTTATCTCCTGAGTCTGATAAGATTCCAAATTGCCATAGAATTGTTAATGATTCTGACATAGAATCCCAGTGGGTTCGTGATATTCATAACATAGATGATAATGCTGATGCCATCATATACATATCCGTTCAAGAAGAACTACAGCATGGGTCAGTTGTTGATGATAGGTATGTTGTTCCCAGGGAGGGTACAGTGGCACTTAATGATCCTGAACCTGAAACTCCTATTGATTCTTTGGATAGTTATAGATTTAAAGATTTTGATAGCAGCTCTACTGTAGATACAGATAACTCTACTACTGAGCTTAAGGAGAACCCATCCTTCATTGAACCAAGAAACATGTCCAACATTGATGCTGAGCCCCTACCTGTTATATGTGAGCAGCAGGATGAAATTATCGTTTCAAGTGGCAATAGAAGTTCTGCTATTTTTAATACTTTAAGTTTTGTAGCTGATGATGAAAGTGTACCAGTCAATATTGATGTCAGTACTCAGTCAAATAAGACAACTTCAGATCCTGAGGTTTTTCTTGAAGAGGATGATCCATCACTTTCAACCAAAGGAAATCTTGATCTGAACAACATGCCGCAGGTTTCGGACAAGTCATCCTTTGAGGAGCAGAACTTTTCAGAAGATGACCTGTTGGCAAAATCATTTGTCTCATCAACTAATACATTTCTAGATGGACAGGTAAAAAATGATGATAATGAGGTTAATAAATCTAGATCTGAATCTTCAAATTCTGGAGCCTTTTACTCTGCTCCCGGTATTCCTGCTCCATCAGTAGTTTCTTCGGCTGTAGAGGTGTTTCCTGGAAAGGTTTTAGTTCCTGCAGTTGTTGACCAAGGCCAGGGACAAGCATTAGCTGCTTTGCAAGCTCTGAAG ATTATTGAGTCTGATGTTGAACCCAGTGATTTATGCACACGCCGTGAGTATGCTCGATGGTTAGTGTCGGCTAGCAGTGCTCTATCAAG GAAAACAATCTCAAAGGTATTTCCTGCCATGTACATAGAAAATGTTACTGAGCTTGCATTTGATGATATCACCTCTGAGGACCCAGATTTTTCTTCCATTCAAG GCTTGGCAGAAGCTGGACTTATTGAAAGCAGGCTTTCAAGATGTAATGGACAGTTGGTTACAGATGAACACGATGGCCCATTTTACTTCTCTCCTGAAAG CCCTTTATCACGTCAAGATCTTGTTTGTTGGAAAACGGTCCTAGAGAAAAGACAGCTTCCAGAAGCAGATGGAAAG ATGCTGTACCAGCTTTCTGGTTTTATAGATGCTGGTAAGGTACACTCTGATGCATTCCCTGCACTTGTTGCTGATGTATCTGCTGGGGAGCATGGAATAACAGCTCTTGCATTTG GTTATACACGATTGTTCCAGCCACATAAACCTGTGACAAAGGCCCAAGCAGCTGTAGCTCTTGCTGCTGGAGATGCTTTTGACATAGTTAATAGAGAGCTTGCACGCGTTGAGGCAGAATCTTTGGCCGATAACGCTGTTGCTTCTCATAGTGTTTTAGTAGCTCAAGTTGAGAAGGATATCAATGCAAGTTTTGAACAGAAGCTTTCCATAGAGAGGGAAAAGATCAATGTTGTTGAAAGATTGACCATAGAGGCAACATGCGAGTTGGAAAGGTTGAGGGCTGAGAGAGAAGAAGACAGAATTTCCTTCATAAAGGAACGAGCTGCTATTGATTCAGAAAGGGTTATTTTTTCTAGGTTAAGGCTTGAGACGGAAGATCATCTACAAAACCTTATGTGTGACAAGGTTGAAATAGCTCATGAAAAAGAGAGGATTAGTAAGCTTCGGGAGCTGGCAGAAAAtgaagagaaggaaattaagCGAGTGCAGTATGAGCTAGAAGTTGAACGGAACGCTTTGTCAATGGCAAg GGCATGGGTAGAGGATGAGGCAAAACGAGTAAGTGCATATGCAGTGGCCTTGGAGAGGGCTAGAGATCGTTGGGAGAGGAATGGAATCGAAGCAGTGGATGATAACTTCCTTGAGGACTCTACTGGAGTTCCAGTGCTGAATCTTGAGGAGCAGTTATCGGTTCAAGATACGGTTGACCGGGGTGAAAACTTACTGCAGAAGCTAAAGAAAATGGCAGCAGATGTGGGAAGAAGAGCTCGAGATATGATTGACGAGATTATCCTCATAATTTCTCAATTCGTATCAAGATTGAAAGAGTGGACAAGCAAATCTGGAAAACAAGCTGAAGAATTGAGAGAAACTCTCATGGCAAAGGCAGGCAAGTCAGTTCATGAGGTGCACCAAGGCACCGCTGAGTTTGGTTTTACTATAAAAAATGGGGCAAAGCGAGTTGCGGGTGATTGTATACAAAGAGTTGAGAAGCTCACTCAAAATTTCAGGACCTGA
- the LOC108324029 gene encoding uncharacterized protein LOC108324029 isoform X2 produces MASITTPNSLQIRLAFTPFNSTKINPILFHTRFTNFDRRRVRLLCIANHENGSGSVPIRSGSDNRSVSEFKKNESYGGVVGVGVAGIFLLSGIAFAAFLVSRRNGARQVKPLTTHQGVLLSSDDCNDKTENVNADNRVEQVDINVEGQIDISRGCLSPESDKIPNCHRIVNDSDIESQWVRDIHNIDDNADAIIYISVQEELQHGSVVDDRYVVPREGTVALNDPEPETPIDSLDSYRFKDFDSSSTVDTDNSTTELKENPSFIEPRNMSNIDAEPLPVISDDESVPVNIDVSTQSNKTTSDPEVFLEEDDPSLSTKGNLDLNNMPQVSDKSSFEEQNFSEDDLLAKSFVSSTNTFLDGQVKNDDNEVNKSRSESSNSGAFYSAPGIPAPSVVSSAVEVFPGKVLVPAVVDQGQGQALAALQALKIIESDVEPSDLCTRREYARWLVSASSALSRKTISKVFPAMYIENVTELAFDDITSEDPDFSSIQGLAEAGLIESRLSRCNGQLVTDEHDGPFYFSPESPLSRQDLVCWKTVLEKRQLPEADGKMLYQLSGFIDAGKVHSDAFPALVADVSAGEHGITALAFGYTRLFQPHKPVTKAQAAVALAAGDAFDIVNRELARVEAESLADNAVASHSVLVAQVEKDINASFEQKLSIEREKINVVERLTIEATCELERLRAEREEDRISFIKERAAIDSERVIFSRLRLETEDHLQNLMCDKVEIAHEKERISKLRELAENEEKEIKRVQYELEVERNALSMARAWVEDEAKRVSAYAVALERARDRWERNGIEAVDDNFLEDSTGVPVLNLEEQLSVQDTVDRGENLLQKLKKMAADVGRRARDMIDEIILIISQFVSRLKEWTSKSGKQAEELRETLMAKAGKSVHEVHQGTAEFGFTIKNGAKRVAGDCIQRVEKLTQNFRT; encoded by the exons ATGGCATCGATCACTACTCCAAATTCTCTTCAAATTCGATTAGCTTTCACTCCTTTCAATTCCACGAAAATAAACCCAATTCTTTTCCACACGCGCTTCACCAACTTCGATCGTCGTCGCGTTCGCCTTCTCTGCATTGCAAATCACGAAAACGGGTCGGGTTCTGTTCCTATTCGGTCCGGGTCGGATAACCGTTCCGTTTCGGAGTTTAAGAAGAACGAATCATATGGAG GAGTTGTGGGAGTGGGTGTGGCTGGAATCTTTCTTCTTTCAGGGATTGCTTTTGCTGCATTCCTTGTAAGCAGGCGAAACGGTGCCA GACAAGTGAAGCCCCTGACTACACATCAGGGAGTGCTTTTATCTTCTGATGATTGTAATGACAAAACAGAAAATGTAAACGCTGACAACAGGGTGGAGCAAGTAGATATTAATGTAGAAGGTCAGATAGACATATCCCGGGGTTGTTTATCTCCTGAGTCTGATAAGATTCCAAATTGCCATAGAATTGTTAATGATTCTGACATAGAATCCCAGTGGGTTCGTGATATTCATAACATAGATGATAATGCTGATGCCATCATATACATATCCGTTCAAGAAGAACTACAGCATGGGTCAGTTGTTGATGATAGGTATGTTGTTCCCAGGGAGGGTACAGTGGCACTTAATGATCCTGAACCTGAAACTCCTATTGATTCTTTGGATAGTTATAGATTTAAAGATTTTGATAGCAGCTCTACTGTAGATACAGATAACTCTACTACTGAGCTTAAGGAGAACCCATCCTTCATTGAACCAAGAAACATGTCCAACATTGATGCTGAGCCCCTACCTGTTATAT CTGATGATGAAAGTGTACCAGTCAATATTGATGTCAGTACTCAGTCAAATAAGACAACTTCAGATCCTGAGGTTTTTCTTGAAGAGGATGATCCATCACTTTCAACCAAAGGAAATCTTGATCTGAACAACATGCCGCAGGTTTCGGACAAGTCATCCTTTGAGGAGCAGAACTTTTCAGAAGATGACCTGTTGGCAAAATCATTTGTCTCATCAACTAATACATTTCTAGATGGACAGGTAAAAAATGATGATAATGAGGTTAATAAATCTAGATCTGAATCTTCAAATTCTGGAGCCTTTTACTCTGCTCCCGGTATTCCTGCTCCATCAGTAGTTTCTTCGGCTGTAGAGGTGTTTCCTGGAAAGGTTTTAGTTCCTGCAGTTGTTGACCAAGGCCAGGGACAAGCATTAGCTGCTTTGCAAGCTCTGAAG ATTATTGAGTCTGATGTTGAACCCAGTGATTTATGCACACGCCGTGAGTATGCTCGATGGTTAGTGTCGGCTAGCAGTGCTCTATCAAG GAAAACAATCTCAAAGGTATTTCCTGCCATGTACATAGAAAATGTTACTGAGCTTGCATTTGATGATATCACCTCTGAGGACCCAGATTTTTCTTCCATTCAAG GCTTGGCAGAAGCTGGACTTATTGAAAGCAGGCTTTCAAGATGTAATGGACAGTTGGTTACAGATGAACACGATGGCCCATTTTACTTCTCTCCTGAAAG CCCTTTATCACGTCAAGATCTTGTTTGTTGGAAAACGGTCCTAGAGAAAAGACAGCTTCCAGAAGCAGATGGAAAG ATGCTGTACCAGCTTTCTGGTTTTATAGATGCTGGTAAGGTACACTCTGATGCATTCCCTGCACTTGTTGCTGATGTATCTGCTGGGGAGCATGGAATAACAGCTCTTGCATTTG GTTATACACGATTGTTCCAGCCACATAAACCTGTGACAAAGGCCCAAGCAGCTGTAGCTCTTGCTGCTGGAGATGCTTTTGACATAGTTAATAGAGAGCTTGCACGCGTTGAGGCAGAATCTTTGGCCGATAACGCTGTTGCTTCTCATAGTGTTTTAGTAGCTCAAGTTGAGAAGGATATCAATGCAAGTTTTGAACAGAAGCTTTCCATAGAGAGGGAAAAGATCAATGTTGTTGAAAGATTGACCATAGAGGCAACATGCGAGTTGGAAAGGTTGAGGGCTGAGAGAGAAGAAGACAGAATTTCCTTCATAAAGGAACGAGCTGCTATTGATTCAGAAAGGGTTATTTTTTCTAGGTTAAGGCTTGAGACGGAAGATCATCTACAAAACCTTATGTGTGACAAGGTTGAAATAGCTCATGAAAAAGAGAGGATTAGTAAGCTTCGGGAGCTGGCAGAAAAtgaagagaaggaaattaagCGAGTGCAGTATGAGCTAGAAGTTGAACGGAACGCTTTGTCAATGGCAAg GGCATGGGTAGAGGATGAGGCAAAACGAGTAAGTGCATATGCAGTGGCCTTGGAGAGGGCTAGAGATCGTTGGGAGAGGAATGGAATCGAAGCAGTGGATGATAACTTCCTTGAGGACTCTACTGGAGTTCCAGTGCTGAATCTTGAGGAGCAGTTATCGGTTCAAGATACGGTTGACCGGGGTGAAAACTTACTGCAGAAGCTAAAGAAAATGGCAGCAGATGTGGGAAGAAGAGCTCGAGATATGATTGACGAGATTATCCTCATAATTTCTCAATTCGTATCAAGATTGAAAGAGTGGACAAGCAAATCTGGAAAACAAGCTGAAGAATTGAGAGAAACTCTCATGGCAAAGGCAGGCAAGTCAGTTCATGAGGTGCACCAAGGCACCGCTGAGTTTGGTTTTACTATAAAAAATGGGGCAAAGCGAGTTGCGGGTGATTGTATACAAAGAGTTGAGAAGCTCACTCAAAATTTCAGGACCTGA
- the LOC108325170 gene encoding 60S ribosomal protein L36-3 translates to MLSLSFTARSGVRVSPSISARDMAPKPPSTGLFVGLNKGHVVTKKELPSRPSDRKGKTSKRVHFVRNLIREVAGFAPYEKRITELLKVGKDKRALKVAKRKLGTHKRAKKKREEMSNVLRKMRAGGAGDKKK, encoded by the exons ATGCTCTCACTCTCTTTCACCGCACGTTCTGGTGTTAGGGTTTCTCCGTCAATCAGCGCCAG AGATATGGCTCCCAAACCGCCTAGTACGGGCCTTTTTGTTGGACTGAACAAGGGTCACGTCGTCACTAAGAAGGAATTGCCTTCACGCCCCTCAGATCGCAAGGGG AAAACAAGCAAAAGGGTGCACTTTGTGAGGAATCTCATAAGAGAGGTTGCTGGTTTTGCACCATATGAAAAACGTATAACTGAGTTACTTAAGGTTGGGAAGGATAAGAGGGCTCTTAAGGTTGCCAAGAGAAAGCTTGGAACTCACAAACGTGCCAAGAAGAAGCGTGAGGAGATGTCCAACGTTCTCCGTAAAATGAG GGCTGGTGGAGCTGGAGACAAGAAGAAATAA
- the LOC108324029 gene encoding uncharacterized protein LOC108324029 isoform X3, whose protein sequence is MSNIDAEPLPVICEQQDEIIVSSGNRSSAIFNTLSFVADDESVPVNIDVSTQSNKTTSDPEVFLEEDDPSLSTKGNLDLNNMPQVSDKSSFEEQNFSEDDLLAKSFVSSTNTFLDGQVKNDDNEVNKSRSESSNSGAFYSAPGIPAPSVVSSAVEVFPGKVLVPAVVDQGQGQALAALQALKIIESDVEPSDLCTRREYARWLVSASSALSRKTISKVFPAMYIENVTELAFDDITSEDPDFSSIQGLAEAGLIESRLSRCNGQLVTDEHDGPFYFSPESPLSRQDLVCWKTVLEKRQLPEADGKMLYQLSGFIDAGKVHSDAFPALVADVSAGEHGITALAFGYTRLFQPHKPVTKAQAAVALAAGDAFDIVNRELARVEAESLADNAVASHSVLVAQVEKDINASFEQKLSIEREKINVVERLTIEATCELERLRAEREEDRISFIKERAAIDSERVIFSRLRLETEDHLQNLMCDKVEIAHEKERISKLRELAENEEKEIKRVQYELEVERNALSMARAWVEDEAKRVSAYAVALERARDRWERNGIEAVDDNFLEDSTGVPVLNLEEQLSVQDTVDRGENLLQKLKKMAADVGRRARDMIDEIILIISQFVSRLKEWTSKSGKQAEELRETLMAKAGKSVHEVHQGTAEFGFTIKNGAKRVAGDCIQRVEKLTQNFRT, encoded by the exons ATGTCCAACATTGATGCTGAGCCCCTACCTGTTATATGTGAGCAGCAGGATGAAATTATCGTTTCAAGTGGCAATAGAAGTTCTGCTATTTTTAATACTTTAAGTTTTGTAGCTGATGATGAAAGTGTACCAGTCAATATTGATGTCAGTACTCAGTCAAATAAGACAACTTCAGATCCTGAGGTTTTTCTTGAAGAGGATGATCCATCACTTTCAACCAAAGGAAATCTTGATCTGAACAACATGCCGCAGGTTTCGGACAAGTCATCCTTTGAGGAGCAGAACTTTTCAGAAGATGACCTGTTGGCAAAATCATTTGTCTCATCAACTAATACATTTCTAGATGGACAGGTAAAAAATGATGATAATGAGGTTAATAAATCTAGATCTGAATCTTCAAATTCTGGAGCCTTTTACTCTGCTCCCGGTATTCCTGCTCCATCAGTAGTTTCTTCGGCTGTAGAGGTGTTTCCTGGAAAGGTTTTAGTTCCTGCAGTTGTTGACCAAGGCCAGGGACAAGCATTAGCTGCTTTGCAAGCTCTGAAG ATTATTGAGTCTGATGTTGAACCCAGTGATTTATGCACACGCCGTGAGTATGCTCGATGGTTAGTGTCGGCTAGCAGTGCTCTATCAAG GAAAACAATCTCAAAGGTATTTCCTGCCATGTACATAGAAAATGTTACTGAGCTTGCATTTGATGATATCACCTCTGAGGACCCAGATTTTTCTTCCATTCAAG GCTTGGCAGAAGCTGGACTTATTGAAAGCAGGCTTTCAAGATGTAATGGACAGTTGGTTACAGATGAACACGATGGCCCATTTTACTTCTCTCCTGAAAG CCCTTTATCACGTCAAGATCTTGTTTGTTGGAAAACGGTCCTAGAGAAAAGACAGCTTCCAGAAGCAGATGGAAAG ATGCTGTACCAGCTTTCTGGTTTTATAGATGCTGGTAAGGTACACTCTGATGCATTCCCTGCACTTGTTGCTGATGTATCTGCTGGGGAGCATGGAATAACAGCTCTTGCATTTG GTTATACACGATTGTTCCAGCCACATAAACCTGTGACAAAGGCCCAAGCAGCTGTAGCTCTTGCTGCTGGAGATGCTTTTGACATAGTTAATAGAGAGCTTGCACGCGTTGAGGCAGAATCTTTGGCCGATAACGCTGTTGCTTCTCATAGTGTTTTAGTAGCTCAAGTTGAGAAGGATATCAATGCAAGTTTTGAACAGAAGCTTTCCATAGAGAGGGAAAAGATCAATGTTGTTGAAAGATTGACCATAGAGGCAACATGCGAGTTGGAAAGGTTGAGGGCTGAGAGAGAAGAAGACAGAATTTCCTTCATAAAGGAACGAGCTGCTATTGATTCAGAAAGGGTTATTTTTTCTAGGTTAAGGCTTGAGACGGAAGATCATCTACAAAACCTTATGTGTGACAAGGTTGAAATAGCTCATGAAAAAGAGAGGATTAGTAAGCTTCGGGAGCTGGCAGAAAAtgaagagaaggaaattaagCGAGTGCAGTATGAGCTAGAAGTTGAACGGAACGCTTTGTCAATGGCAAg GGCATGGGTAGAGGATGAGGCAAAACGAGTAAGTGCATATGCAGTGGCCTTGGAGAGGGCTAGAGATCGTTGGGAGAGGAATGGAATCGAAGCAGTGGATGATAACTTCCTTGAGGACTCTACTGGAGTTCCAGTGCTGAATCTTGAGGAGCAGTTATCGGTTCAAGATACGGTTGACCGGGGTGAAAACTTACTGCAGAAGCTAAAGAAAATGGCAGCAGATGTGGGAAGAAGAGCTCGAGATATGATTGACGAGATTATCCTCATAATTTCTCAATTCGTATCAAGATTGAAAGAGTGGACAAGCAAATCTGGAAAACAAGCTGAAGAATTGAGAGAAACTCTCATGGCAAAGGCAGGCAAGTCAGTTCATGAGGTGCACCAAGGCACCGCTGAGTTTGGTTTTACTATAAAAAATGGGGCAAAGCGAGTTGCGGGTGATTGTATACAAAGAGTTGAGAAGCTCACTCAAAATTTCAGGACCTGA
- the LOC108325172 gene encoding uncharacterized protein At3g49055 isoform X1, which produces MEQFSDRPHHPDRVPYFEEVLKEKEKDGLEGKKVGFLKERVERLESERKERNGAMFMVLDCLTSTKYSLSRVIEGLEGEKNEASVKDCKGECSGEESRMLLEESRLISRLAVEVEKRVDRYKEMRRKEKKELESSLISLTEENRDVNNLLRVALLEKEALEKRIKGHDHKRMPLLQFGWFMMGGGNTEQSTEISGAKSDSSECEEEVVSVLFSKASTVERMMKNLRLEITRLRRSLEESRSDTERLQCLTEKQAKEIAENKLYIKELEDRERTLAQNVEEFLMEMKAAEEEVARWKEACELEVEAAKVEIEERDKMVAVLKQELHKTKTNLDISNGKLRLKEELAMTAITAQEAAERSLKLADARAVELRGRVEELTRQLEETDKCENNIHKVRRICWPWQFFKLANTGVGNAKRMLPEMQALI; this is translated from the exons ATGGAACAATTTTCTGACCGTCCTCATCATCCAGACAGGGTCCCTTACTTTGAAGAGGttctgaaagaaaaagaaaaggatggGTTGGAGGGAAAAAAAGTGGGATTTTTGAAAGAAAGGGTCGAGAGACTGGAGAGTGAGAGGAAAGAGAGAAATGGGGCGATGTTTATGGTTTTGGATTGTCTCACTTCAACGAAGTATAGCTTGTCTAGAGTGATAGAGGGTTTAGAGGGAGAAAAGAACGAAGCTTCAGTGAAAGATTGTAAGGGGGAGTGTTCAGGTGAGGAATCAAGGATGTTGTTGGAAGAGTCGAGATTGATCTCAAGGCTTGCGGTTGAGGTGGAGAAAAGGGTGGATAGGTACAAGGAGATGAggaggaaggagaagaaagaattgGAGAGCAGTTTGATCAGTTTGACTGAGGAGAATAGGGATGTGAATAACTTGCTTAGGGTTGCCCTGTTGGAGAAAGAAGCATTGGAGAAGAGAATAAAGGGACATGACCATAAAAGGATGCCCCTTTTGCAGTTTGGTTGGTTCATGATGGGTGGTGGGAACACTGAACAATCAACGGAGATTTCTGGGGCCAAATCAGATAGCAGTGAGTGTGAAGAGGAAGTTGTTAGTGTG ttattttccAAGGCCTCAACCGTGGAAAGAATGATGAAGAATTTACGTCTTGAAATCACTCGATTAAGGAGATCTTTGGAAGAATCTAG GTCAGATACAGAGCGTCTCCAGTGTCTCACAGAAAAACAAGCAAAAGAAATTGCAGAAAACAAACTCTACATCAAAGAGTTAGAAGATAGAGAGAGAACCTTGGCTCAAAAT GTAGAGGAGTTTTTGATGGAAATGAAAGCAGCGGAAGAAGAAGTTGCTAGATGGAAGGAAGCTTGTGAGTTGGAAGTTGAAGCTGCAAAGGTAGAGATTGAAGAGCGTGACAAAATG GTGGCTGTCTTGAAACAAGAACTGCATAAAACAAAGACTAATTTGGACATATCCAATGGAAAATTAAGACTGAAAGAGGAACTTGCAATGACTGCAATAACTGCACAGGAAGCAGCAGAGAGGTCTTTGAAACTGGCTGATGCTAGAGCAGTTGAACTTCGTGGGAGAGTTGAAGAACTAACCAGACAACTAGAAGAAACAGATAAATGTGAAAACAATATTCATAAAGTGAGACGCATATGTTGGCCATGGCAATTTTTCAAATTAGCAAACACTGGAGTTGGAAATGCCAAAAGGATGCTACCAGAAATGCAAGCCTTGATTTAA
- the LOC108325172 gene encoding uncharacterized protein At3g49055 isoform X2 codes for MEQFSDRPHHPDRVPYFEEVLKEKEKDGLEGKKVGFLKERVERLESERKERNGAMFMVLDCLTSTKYSLSRVIEGLEGEKNEASVKDCKGECSGEESRMLLEESRLISRLAVEVEKRVDRYKEMRRKEKKELESSLISLTEENRDVNNLLRVALLEKEALEKRIKGHDHKRMPLLQFGWFMMGGGNTEQSTEISGAKSDSSECEEEVVSVASTVERMMKNLRLEITRLRRSLEESRSDTERLQCLTEKQAKEIAENKLYIKELEDRERTLAQNVEEFLMEMKAAEEEVARWKEACELEVEAAKVEIEERDKMVAVLKQELHKTKTNLDISNGKLRLKEELAMTAITAQEAAERSLKLADARAVELRGRVEELTRQLEETDKCENNIHKVRRICWPWQFFKLANTGVGNAKRMLPEMQALI; via the exons ATGGAACAATTTTCTGACCGTCCTCATCATCCAGACAGGGTCCCTTACTTTGAAGAGGttctgaaagaaaaagaaaaggatggGTTGGAGGGAAAAAAAGTGGGATTTTTGAAAGAAAGGGTCGAGAGACTGGAGAGTGAGAGGAAAGAGAGAAATGGGGCGATGTTTATGGTTTTGGATTGTCTCACTTCAACGAAGTATAGCTTGTCTAGAGTGATAGAGGGTTTAGAGGGAGAAAAGAACGAAGCTTCAGTGAAAGATTGTAAGGGGGAGTGTTCAGGTGAGGAATCAAGGATGTTGTTGGAAGAGTCGAGATTGATCTCAAGGCTTGCGGTTGAGGTGGAGAAAAGGGTGGATAGGTACAAGGAGATGAggaggaaggagaagaaagaattgGAGAGCAGTTTGATCAGTTTGACTGAGGAGAATAGGGATGTGAATAACTTGCTTAGGGTTGCCCTGTTGGAGAAAGAAGCATTGGAGAAGAGAATAAAGGGACATGACCATAAAAGGATGCCCCTTTTGCAGTTTGGTTGGTTCATGATGGGTGGTGGGAACACTGAACAATCAACGGAGATTTCTGGGGCCAAATCAGATAGCAGTGAGTGTGAAGAGGAAGTTGTTAGTGTG GCCTCAACCGTGGAAAGAATGATGAAGAATTTACGTCTTGAAATCACTCGATTAAGGAGATCTTTGGAAGAATCTAG GTCAGATACAGAGCGTCTCCAGTGTCTCACAGAAAAACAAGCAAAAGAAATTGCAGAAAACAAACTCTACATCAAAGAGTTAGAAGATAGAGAGAGAACCTTGGCTCAAAAT GTAGAGGAGTTTTTGATGGAAATGAAAGCAGCGGAAGAAGAAGTTGCTAGATGGAAGGAAGCTTGTGAGTTGGAAGTTGAAGCTGCAAAGGTAGAGATTGAAGAGCGTGACAAAATG GTGGCTGTCTTGAAACAAGAACTGCATAAAACAAAGACTAATTTGGACATATCCAATGGAAAATTAAGACTGAAAGAGGAACTTGCAATGACTGCAATAACTGCACAGGAAGCAGCAGAGAGGTCTTTGAAACTGGCTGATGCTAGAGCAGTTGAACTTCGTGGGAGAGTTGAAGAACTAACCAGACAACTAGAAGAAACAGATAAATGTGAAAACAATATTCATAAAGTGAGACGCATATGTTGGCCATGGCAATTTTTCAAATTAGCAAACACTGGAGTTGGAAATGCCAAAAGGATGCTACCAGAAATGCAAGCCTTGATTTAA